Within the Miscanthus floridulus cultivar M001 chromosome 2, ASM1932011v1, whole genome shotgun sequence genome, the region AGGGACCGCAGCGTCACATGCGAGCATGTCATTCAGAGATGAAACCTGCAAAAGGAAATTTATAGTTAGTGCACATACCAAAATTACATTAGTTTTCCAGAACTGACTTTCGAAATTACATTAGTTTTCCAGAACTGAATTTTCAAGGAGCAAATAAAGGGGAACTTAGTACCATACCACATCATCTCTCTTCTTCTGCCGAAGCAAGGCAATAGCCTGAACAAGGGAGTTCTCCAACCTAACCTTTGCAATATCCTGAACAATTGACTTGGCCTTCTCAGAACTTATTATGAGATCAGCTGGAATCTTTACATACATTTCCTCTTCATCGAAATCCCCTGTACCTGAAGAAAAGATCTCTTCAACAGTTTTCCTATAAATGCTTTCTCGCTGTGGCTCCGCAATCAAGCTATCCAGTTGGAAGTTTGCTTCTTTCAATCCTCGGACCTGCTGTATACCGATCTGACCCCGAGCAACAGAGGCTTCAATAGCAGAAGATAACTTTGTAGTTGTAATACCCTTAATGATTTTCTGTGCATTTTCAGTAGGCAATCCGACCTGCTTTTGAATCTTAGCGAGCTGGTCAGCCTTAGCCTCTGTTAATTTCCCATCAGCAAGAATTACTTCCGCCTGTTGCACAAAAGCTTTCTCTGCAAACTTAATGTGAACATCTTGAGCTTCTTTGCGAGTTAAACCAAGTATGTCACCCAATTGCCTTAGCATTAAAAACTCTGAATCGTCTTTCTTTGTAGAGATAGCTGTTCCAAATGATACGTTAGTCGTCTCCCCAGTGATGCAGAACATCAAGTATGTTTCATACAGCTCAGCCCTATCCCTCAATGGAATGTCATCCTTGAGAGTTATCTCTTTCTGGCTTGACTTCCTCAGCTTTTCTTTGAGCTCTTTATCAGGTCTAGTCTTTCTCAGTGTGTCCAATGATTCCCATTCATGTTCATCATCCTCTCCCTCAGATTCTGATGCTGCACTTGATGCTTCAGTTTCAGCAACTGGAGATATCTCTCCTTTAATGTCAGCTAAAAGCTCGCTAACAACAACTATGTTGAAGGAAATTAACTTCTTCAGCTCTTTTGCAGTTTCAATGCGGTTCCCAGCTTCTTTTGCTCTCTGAATGTAGCTCAAGAATAACTTCCGTACCTGATCATTTGAATGTGACAACTTAGAATAGTGAACTAGCTTTGCTGAaggaatatatataaaagaatacaCATAGCATATATCAGAGATCACGAGAAAATAAGGTggtatcatttttcaaaggaaagATACATACTGCTTTACTAAAGATCGCCATGGCAGCCTCCGGTTTCAGGTTTAGACTTTGTGCTGCCTTCCTGACAGCCTCTCGTCTATCAGCATTATATCCATCAACAGATGCAATGGCTTCCTTGACAACCTGAAATGTCCTTACAAATGTAAGAGAACTTATACAGAACACGCCATCAGCTTTGCCTGAACAAGATATGGAACAAAATCTAAACAACTACAAAGGAGTTCAATCAAAAAGATTTAGAGTCACCTTTTCAAACAGTTGTCCACAGATCTCAGTATGAGCAGCGTCCACAGTTTCTTGAGGGATGCAGAGACGCACTTGGAATGCCATTAGAGCTTCCACTTCCTCCTTGCTCAGCTCTCCATCAGCTACAAACTGCTGAAGCTTCTGTCTGTAAATTTCTGAAGTTTGAAGAGGAATTAATAAGCATGATATTCTGAATACTGGAAAGGCCAGAAATTTTTTGAATTAAAATCTAAAATCATAACTCAGAATGGCCTAGTTTGCACGGTACTAATATACTAATACATACAATTTAGAGTATTAGTATTATTAGTATTatggaaatagatgtgaggcTTCTTTTGGTCAAAACATTTGTAGCATACTTTTTTGTTGGTGAATTTCATCCGTGATCATAAGCAATACACTCAATATGAACCAAACTCAAGTTACCTTCccaaaacatatatatatatatatatatatatatatatatatatatatatatatatatatatatatatatatatatatatatatatatatatatatatatatatatatataatatatataatatatatatacttcctgcAGTCAAGGTATAGCTTTGACAATATAGCAGTCTAAAATAACAATGCAGCAGTATCAGCATGACAGCACAGAGATTACAGTGTAAAGATGCCTTGTATAACAGATTGCCATTGAGCAAAACCCCTTATTTACCACAGCAGACAGCTGTGCTGTGGAATTAAATGTTGCAAGAAGAAGAAAATGTCGAGATGGTACCTTCATGCATCTTGCTAGCCAGTTCAGGATCAAACTGTAACTTCTCGCAAAGAATTTGGAGGAATGCTGCTTTGCTAGGTACTGAAGCCAATTCAGTGTTAAATGATTTAGCAAGTGTCTTTCTGTATATATGAGCTTTGACGTCAGACAAGATTCCTTCTGTTTCCCGCTTCCCCAGTCCAAAAATGTTTCTCAGTTCATTAAGAGGGGAAAGCTGCATTTTTTTAAGCACAGAAAAACTTCTGTTGAGATACTACAGAATAAATAGCATCTTTATGGTCAGAAGGCATGTGACAGACAATACAAGATGCCAGTACAAGCTGACGGTGATCTATTATTTTGATGAAGAGCAATGCAGCATTGCAAAATTGAACTGATCGACTAAAATCAAGCTAAATTTTCTGATGGGGCCTATTCCAATTTGCCAGATCTTCAATTTATTTATGGCTAAGCTCGATTGACTAGCTTGTGTGTTCTTTTTCTCTCTTGGCTGCCTGTTGCATGCCGCCTTTTCTACCTTTCACCTATGCAGGTTTGTCTTCATGTTCTGTAACTCCTCTTCAttctttttttaaataaaatgCACAGTAGGGGGGGCCTCCACTACTGTATTTCCCCTCAAAGAAAAAGAACTAGAAAGGGGTTGTATTAACTTGTCATCACACAAACAAGCACCATCAGTAAACTAGAAATTAAATCACCTTCTCATCATCCACAATTCCATCTGAAAGTACTTCTGTAGCATAGGCCTTATAGAGTATCTTGAGATCATCAGCTCTCCTATCATGATCATGCTCTCCAGCTATGCACGACACGCACCcaaaaaaaatattaaacaaGGTTGAGCTCACTAAAAGTATGATTGCAAAAATTTTAACCGTTTTACCTAATGAAATAGGGCCAAGTCCACGAGCAAAACGATCAGCTTGAGGGTGTTTGCTTAATGTTGTAAGCAAACTATTAAATTTAATAACAATGTTCACTTCTTCCACAGCCTGAGTTAGACTATCCCTGCAATCACATGGTTCAGCAGTAAGGTAAATCCACCAATGCTCTGAAATGGTACAGTCTGAATCTATAAGCATGCCAACATTCAGAGGATAGACCACTCCTGCACAAGGATTCGTGCAGGGGCAGAGCTTCATTGAGACCAACATGGGCCATGGCCACTCCTGCTCATTTGTGATGTCCATTAGGTGTCTACTTATCAGCTTAAAAATAGCAAGCTCTTTCCTACTTAATTAATCTAGCTGATTTCCCTGTCTGGCCCCTGCTGAACTTGCTGCCAAGCTCCGCCATTCTGGATTCGTGCTTTTGCTAATTATTACTGGTCAGAAGTCAAGCAATTTTATTTGCATCATCATGGTCTTTTCATGCTCCATCAGATATGCACAGGTGCCTTGGCTGCTACTAATGGAAGTTAAATACTCCCTCTAGTAGTAAAAGCATATGTATATACCAaaaatactcatgaaatttattgacGGCACACCTACCTGATAGTTTATATGAGCGGAGTTAAAGTTCACATTTTAAAAAGAGATTTGACAATGTTATGGTGTTGCTTATGATAGACAAGACAATGCTGCAACCATAAGGCTATCTCCAATAACAACACCCAAAATATAAGACCCATTCGTCCTTTGGATAGCGCTATAGGCAAAATATTCAAtacctattcggcatcttctccaacaacaagacccaaaagagaatcatttctgcaaataggtttctaggagagaggatgcccatatttgggttgtgcctctcaggcaacccaaaataggtctcccgtataagtactctgttggaggctgattttgggtCTCTTGCTACCCATTTTTGGTTTGGGTGCCCATATGGGTTCCTTGTTGGAAACAGTCTAACATGGCAGGGCCATGTGTGAGAAAGGTTGGCACATAAATACATGATGGATCATCTCGTGTTTTAAACATGGGGTGAAAGACAGATTATTACCCATTGCTACTTACTATAAGGTATATTTTCTCCATTATATGACCAAAATATCTACCAAATTGCAAACCAATATATACGGATTCAGAAAACTGGCTATGCTCTTTCCTTGGAATAACGGGCTATCTAGCTTAGAACATCACTCAGGTTTCTATGCACATCTAATAATGAAATCTGGTAACACGCTTCTCAAAGGGTAAGTAGGTTCCATACGGAATACGTGACTTCAAGATGTCTAGTGCTGATGAAATGTTTTCTtgaactagcttcttcacatgctcGCGGAACATCTCAGCAGCAATCTGCAAGAAATTTAGAATGTCACTTATAACAACAAAACATGCTTAGATTTACTCTACTTATCTTTTCCAAGCAAACTTAATCGACACAAATGATAAATACAGTGACCTTTTTATTTTTGTCTAAACTCTTGAGTCTTGACTAGTTTATATGCATCATAGCATGCATATAAAATGACATTGTTCTATAAGTACTGATGTAGATTTCGAAGAAAAAGCAAATAAGCAGCAACAGAAACTGAGTTTTAGAAGAAAAGAGTTACCTCATCAGAAAGTTTATATGCAAGTTGCGCTCTCCTTACATCAATGAGCGTGTCTATGTCAAGACCTAAAACGAGAGCATTTTGAGTTCAGAATGTTCTTGAGATGTAATAAGAGATATTGACAATGAATATAACTACATGATCTACTTGATAAAGCAAATCTTAAGAATAGTATGACTTCAGAATTGAACTAACACCTAAACGAAACTATGTGTTCTAGCAGTACCTCTTCCAATAGACTTGAGCTGCACCGAGTATAAACTCTTGGCATTTTCCCTCATAGCAATGTCAATCTAGAAACAAACATAATGTCAAATTGATCTAATAATGATACTTAAGACCATGGTAAGTAAAAAAAGACGTTCTTATTTGGACTGTGGAGTAGTGATCATGTTTTTTAagtcgtcgcctaggcgtccagtCGAGTTTCTAGGCTGGGCGTCGGCCTTGCCACGACCAATCGCGGTATGGCGTCCGCCTTGCAGTAGAAGTTGTCGGCTAGGCGCAATTTGGCGCTGTTTAAGGCCTGAACGGCCCGAGGCGGACGCCGCACGAGCTTGCGCGTGCGCGCGCGGGCGCGGGAAGTGAGCTGCGGTGCGCAGCCGCGGGAGCGGGAAAGAAGCTGTGCGTGGGAGAGGGAAAGGACACAGGGGATTTGCGCGCCAATGAGACCGGCGGGAGTCGAGCACCGTCGGGAAATCGGGCACCTACATATCCCGCAAGGTCAAAACCCATCTCTCACACGCGCTTCTTTCCTCGATTCGAGCCTCCCTTCCTCTTTTCCACTGATTTGCGACCCTGATTTGCGCCTCCTGCCCTCCTCTGGTCCTCCCTCATCTCTACTGATTGATGCAcggctccttccccttctcttcgtAAGGTCACAGGATAGGTACGTAAGCATCTCTTCCTCTCCCTTTGGCTTCCCTCCTCTTGGATGTGCACTGCTCCTGCTCTTGACTTGGATGTGCACTGCCTCTGCTCGACTTGGATATGCTCTGCACTTCGCATCTCGTCTGCAGCTCTgcttccctcctcttcctctgttTCTTTCCATGTCTTTCCTCTGCTTGTGGCTTTTTTATACAGATGCTGACTGGTAGTGCTcgagttctttgtttttacagctGATAGCACAATGGCAAGTCCATCTTCCATCATCAGCATTTATGATCCCAGGACTGATTTAGCTCAGAAGGGAAACTCTGTGGATCCAGGATGGAAGTATGGCTACTGGCCAAACCTTCAAAACAAAGATGTAGTGGCCCGCACTCTATGTGGTGTCTCACTTTTTGGAAGGATAAGAAGACTGAAGAAGCATCTAGCGGGTGGCTTTGGAGATACAATGATGTGCAAGAAAACTACCACTGCAATTAGAGTGGAGATGGAAAACTGCTTGAATGATCATCCCTAGATGATGCTGACGTTAGATTTCAGATCTGCACTTATGCTATTATATTTGTTTTGCCTTAGCAGCACTAGTCATTAAGTTATATCATGTCATTAGAGACTAATTTGTTGCTATTGGGTGATGAGAGCTATTTTGCTACTTTAAGTTGTGCACTAGCACTCTGGTAGCACTATTTATTATGGTATTATATGCTAAGACTTGACAATATTAAGGTATGCTTTGCTTCTGAATTTTAGTAGCATTATATATTAAGATGATCATATGGCATCGCCTCGCTGCGAGCCTTAAACGCTTAGTTGACTCAAATGGGCGGGTCGCCGCGGCTCGACTTATCGCCTTAAAAACACAGGTAGTAAACTTTAACACTTTACGACCATTTGTCCAAACTACTTGAAATATCAACTGCATCAAGAGCAGCATGACAACTATGCAAAGGGCAATTTCATCATACTTTAAAATAATTCTTGCATCCATTGAGGCAATATTGCCAGAAAACGATGAAACTAAACTTCAAATTCCGAACAAACTACTTTCTCCGTGAGATCAAAGCATAAAACTGAGAGAAAGTATGCAGAAATTTAACAAGTATTTTTATAAATAATTACCTGAGAATCAGTCACTCCAAAAAGACGTTTCCAAGGAAGTAGGAATGCAGATGCATCTCCAAAGACAAGATTGGACACATAAATTAACTTCTGAAATGCCTGCAAAGAATGACATGGCTATAATATGAGCCAACAGAAAGTTCTAAGTATCTCATTCATATATCGAAGCATAGACACTTGCCCGCCTTTGTTCCATGTCAGCATCACGATCACTTGTTTCCAGCCTCTCTCTGTATATGCGTCTACCAATCTAGTACAACAAGGAAAGAGGAAAAGGTATACTTATTGGCATAAAACACAGCGAATGTGGAAAACAGAGACGAAAACAATAAGAGCATAGGAGATAGATGACAAAATATAAAAGGGTTTGGATCAGGAGGCAATACCTCCATGTGCATGTTAGCAGCATCTACATCGTCAAGCCCAAGAGCTCTTTTAAATTTTATAATTGCCTGAACCTCTGTACCTTTGAGATCTTCATCTCCTGGAGGAAGTACTGAGTAAACATACCTGCATAAAAGCATGGTCAGGACAAGGATGAGCAAATAACTGAAATTTAGAAGGGTGGGACCTTTGGGGAATAATATACTCTTCTGACCTAAATGCTGATACGTGACTACATGA harbors:
- the LOC136524336 gene encoding protein TIC110, chloroplastic-like yields the protein MELALASAKPSPRAAAGASPPPLLFSPLKPFPLLRFPPRPRRPAAARLRLRLRAAAESGAGGETSSPGEAVFGARRELTGIQPLVEALPPAARTAAELAVAAAAVAAGYGIGLRAGGGSRAVAVAGAAVLGAASVAGAAAVNAVVPEVAAVGLHNYVAGHDDPTNLDNGEVEAIANKYGVSTQDEAFKAELCDLYARYVYSVLPPGDEDLKGTEVQAIIKFKRALGLDDVDAANMHMEIGRRIYRERLETSDRDADMEQRRAFQKLIYVSNLVFGDASAFLLPWKRLFGVTDSQIDIAMRENAKSLYSVQLKSIGRGLDIDTLIDVRRAQLAYKLSDEIAAEMFREHVKKLVQENISSALDILKSRIPDSLTQAVEEVNIVIKFNSLLTTLSKHPQADRFARGLGPISLAGEHDHDRRADDLKILYKAYATEVLSDGIVDDEKLSPLNELRNIFGLGKRETEGILSDVKAHIYRKTLAKSFNTELASVPSKAAFLQILCEKLQFDPELASKMHEEIYRQKLQQFVADGELSKEEVEALMAFQVRLCIPQETVDAAHTEICGQLFEKVVKEAIASVDGYNADRREAVRKAAQSLNLKPEAAMAIFSKAVRKLFLSYIQRAKEAGNRIETAKELKKLISFNIVVVSELLADIKGEISPVAETEASSAASESEGEDDEHEWESLDTLRKTRPDKELKEKLRKSSQKEITLKDDIPLRDRAELYETYLMFCITGETTNVSFGTAISTKKDDSEFLMLRQLGDILGLTRKEAQDVHIKFAEKAFVQQAEVILADGKLTEAKADQLAKIQKQVGLPTENAQKIIKGITTTKLSSAIEASVARGQIGIQQVRGLKEANFQLDSLIAEPQRESIYRKTVEEIFSSGTGDFDEEEMYVKIPADLIISSEKAKSIVQDIAKVRLENSLVQAIALLRQKKRDDVVSSLNDMLACDAAVPASQPLSWPTPGELDDLYAMYLKSIPRPEKLSRLQYLLGISNEKANKIRDAASEGSLPIAAEEKEELAF